Proteins found in one Brachyspira murdochii DSM 12563 genomic segment:
- the ybeY gene encoding rRNA maturation RNase YbeY yields MKVNVFNETDYDINIKYYKYFLYNSLIVSEVKGDVNLLFCDDEYIKKLNNDFRNKNKATDVLTFPMGDDDEGGDIVISYEWVKNRYSEDKIKKTVLKLIIHSILHLKGIHHNYSKKSLMENNEKMKELYYKAVKNIKDNRKKHNL; encoded by the coding sequence ATGAAAGTTAATGTGTTTAATGAAACAGATTATGATATTAATATAAAATACTATAAATATTTTTTATACAATTCATTAATTGTATCTGAAGTAAAAGGAGACGTCAATCTATTATTTTGTGATGATGAATATATAAAAAAACTTAATAATGACTTTAGAAATAAAAATAAAGCTACTGATGTATTAACATTTCCTATGGGAGATGATGATGAAGGAGGCGATATTGTTATTTCTTATGAGTGGGTAAAAAACAGATACAGCGAAGATAAAATAAAAAAAACTGTATTAAAACTTATTATACATTCTATACTCCATCTTAAGGGCATACATCATAATTACAGTAAAAAATCGCTTATGGAAAATAATGAAAAGATGAAAGAATTATATTATAAGGCAGTAAAAAATATAAAAGATAATAGAAAAAAACATAACTTGTAA
- a CDS encoding restriction endonuclease has product MFNLYMYILIVPVSILIVIGVILFARSISSSNSYYKPKNIKKKMDELQKKIEANTKDYNSIYELAVLEEQYNFIEKAVEKYQKLMDLKYFEGEEINIYKKLEGLYKKVENREETIKCVLKIAQLEPSNSYYSLKAAVILGKEGAYKLACEYFNRVLNNKSDFEIEELKTAAICYFMNHEYKKIITMLEELHKRLSRNISNIEEDYDDMTLVEKILISLYIATDEINTAKSFAESILSLRSINTNIKYKFYINRIYLYILYKSDNTDEFIELYNKLSTQYKINEIKKDEIAIILDFAFYNYFIKDVNSAISYFEHIRLFNAPEFDMYDLDVIFKYLFEISKATEQLQKLRNNMQIEDDEKYKNENYEKYIDKHYIDIWENSVKLWESSFNNIDSILDFAQLERTMDIEKILLECGINENNASSENVILKKVDKIYDMTLASFKSICQDIIQKKLMYSAVQEYNDHLIDYDYGDEVNYLAFASNKNKKDLTLISFKRWKNTEVGELIIRDFILLINEAGAKNGILILPVELTSSARSYAMHNNKIKVYTRNQFNYMLRDSKV; this is encoded by the coding sequence ATGTTTAATTTGTATATGTATATATTAATAGTTCCAGTATCTATATTAATAGTAATAGGAGTTATTTTATTTGCAAGAAGTATATCATCATCTAACAGTTATTATAAACCTAAAAATATAAAAAAGAAAATGGATGAACTTCAAAAAAAAATTGAAGCAAATACTAAAGATTATAATTCTATATATGAACTTGCTGTTTTAGAAGAGCAGTATAATTTTATAGAAAAAGCTGTAGAAAAATATCAGAAATTAATGGATTTAAAATACTTTGAAGGAGAAGAGATTAATATATATAAAAAGTTAGAAGGATTATATAAAAAAGTAGAAAATAGAGAAGAAACTATTAAGTGCGTTCTTAAAATAGCACAATTGGAGCCAAGCAATAGTTATTATTCTCTAAAAGCTGCTGTTATACTTGGAAAAGAGGGAGCTTATAAATTAGCATGCGAATATTTTAACAGAGTTCTTAATAATAAAAGCGACTTTGAGATAGAAGAATTAAAAACAGCGGCAATATGTTATTTTATGAATCATGAATATAAAAAAATTATTACTATGCTTGAAGAGCTTCATAAGAGATTAAGCAGAAATATATCAAATATAGAAGAAGATTATGATGATATGACATTAGTTGAAAAAATATTAATATCATTATACATAGCCACCGATGAAATAAATACTGCTAAAAGTTTTGCTGAGTCTATTTTGTCTTTAAGGTCTATAAATACTAACATTAAATATAAATTTTATATAAACAGAATATATTTATACATATTATATAAATCTGATAATACTGATGAGTTTATAGAGCTTTATAATAAACTTTCCACACAGTATAAAATTAATGAAATAAAAAAAGATGAAATAGCTATTATACTTGATTTTGCTTTTTATAACTATTTTATTAAAGATGTTAATAGTGCTATAAGTTATTTTGAGCATATAAGACTTTTTAATGCTCCTGAATTTGATATGTATGATTTAGATGTAATTTTTAAATATTTATTTGAAATTTCAAAAGCTACAGAACAGCTTCAGAAATTAAGAAATAATATGCAGATTGAAGATGATGAAAAATATAAAAATGAAAATTATGAAAAATACATTGATAAGCATTATATAGATATTTGGGAAAATAGTGTAAAGTTATGGGAAAGCAGTTTTAATAATATTGATAGTATACTAGATTTTGCACAACTTGAAAGAACTATGGATATAGAAAAAATATTATTAGAATGCGGTATCAATGAAAATAATGCTTCATCAGAAAATGTTATATTAAAAAAAGTGGATAAAATCTATGACATGACTTTAGCATCTTTTAAGAGTATATGCCAAGATATCATACAAAAAAAACTTATGTATTCTGCTGTACAGGAGTATAATGATCATTTAATAGATTATGATTATGGAGATGAAGTTAATTATTTGGCATTTGCTTCAAATAAAAATAAAAAAGATTTAACGTTAATCTCTTTTAAAAGATGGAAAAATACAGAAGTAGGTGAGCTTATCATAAGAGATTTTATACTTCTTATTAATGAGGCCGGAGCAAAAAATGGAATACTTATACTTCCTGTAGAGCTTACCAGCAGTGCCAGAAGCTATGCTATGCATAATAATAAAATAAAAGTATATACAAGAAATCAGTTCAATTACATGCTTAGAGACAGCAAGGTTTGA
- a CDS encoding tyrosine-type recombinase/integrase gives MKTLDYLKLYDNNNSNLIIKYLEYIKLYKSKATIQTYAHSLKNFYDFLYFYYNNRQSKDILLYNTTVWYNKVDRKLIEDYIVYQADKKLSADIIHCRIMAVKNYFKYLLKLKKISTETFFDIFDELKTPKIIVKNQLLIKADKTLSITKAIAKNKNRSFTDDRNIFILLLMSNTGIRRKELACIDIQNINLSNNTITIYKTKGDKPRIISFSDHIKNKLIEYLKLRKEILQQKNKQHSMLFIKSNGDIFKTKTLTDIMTSISKKTNIKVTCHSLRRGFATDMAENGTDVYVISKMLGHQNINTTVSRYIYVLAGMIKEAMENHPFAKFEYSTKKDFYNSKNDEVLAIKNMFEDLTNKMNDIINHLPRETDIKNA, from the coding sequence ATGAAAACACTAGATTACTTAAAACTATACGACAATAATAATTCTAATTTAATCATTAAATATCTTGAATATATAAAACTCTATAAATCAAAAGCGACTATACAGACTTATGCTCATTCCTTAAAAAACTTCTATGATTTTTTATATTTTTATTACAATAATAGACAGTCTAAAGATATACTATTATACAATACTACCGTATGGTATAATAAAGTAGATAGAAAGTTGATTGAAGATTATATAGTTTATCAAGCTGATAAAAAATTAAGTGCTGATATTATTCACTGCAGAATTATGGCTGTAAAAAATTATTTTAAGTATTTACTTAAATTAAAAAAGATAAGTACAGAAACTTTTTTTGATATTTTTGATGAGCTTAAAACTCCAAAAATCATTGTGAAAAATCAGCTCTTAATTAAAGCAGATAAAACTTTATCTATTACAAAAGCTATAGCTAAAAATAAAAATAGAAGTTTTACAGATGATAGAAATATATTTATACTTTTGCTGATGTCTAATACAGGCATACGCAGAAAAGAGCTTGCCTGCATAGACATACAAAATATAAACCTTTCTAATAATACCATAACTATTTATAAAACAAAAGGGGATAAACCTAGAATTATTTCATTTTCTGATCATATTAAAAATAAATTAATTGAATATTTAAAATTAAGAAAAGAAATACTGCAACAGAAAAATAAACAGCATAGCATGCTATTTATAAAATCAAATGGAGACATTTTTAAAACAAAAACTCTAACTGATATAATGACAAGCATTTCAAAAAAGACAAATATAAAAGTTACATGCCATTCTTTACGCAGAGGTTTTGCAACTGACATGGCAGAAAATGGAACTGATGTTTATGTTATATCAAAAATGCTTGGCCATCAAAATATTAATACAACCGTATCAAGATATATTTATGTTTTGGCTGGAATGATAAAAGAAGCTATGGAAAATCACCCTTTTGCTAAGTTTGAATATAGTACGAAAAAAGACTTTTATAATTCTAAAAACGATGAAGTCCTTGCAATAAAAAATATGTTTGAAGATTTAACTAACAAGATGAATGACATTATAAATCATCTGCCGAGAGAGACTGATATTAAAAATGCTTAA
- the tlyC gene encoding hemolysin C, whose amino-acid sequence MSIKKLISKITKKKDNDTEKNNYINLSALTEPEREIIINTIELKSKSVREIMVPRVDVIMLPIESSYDKVIKAFNKDRNSRIPIYKDGIDDIIGVLYVKDLIDTDDKNFSLKKILHKPLFVPISISLMELLKNFREKQIHIAMVVDEYGGFSGIVSMEDVLEQIIGDIRDEYDEEDEEVKSNDDGTYLVDARARIDDFNKYGILPPIPDDEADTVGGFLFSYLGRLPKRNEAIEYKDYSFTVVGKSGNIVTKIRIEKLKKDNKDNDEKNKDNE is encoded by the coding sequence ATGTCAATAAAAAAATTAATATCTAAAATAACTAAAAAAAAGGATAATGACACTGAAAAAAATAATTATATAAATTTATCAGCATTAACAGAACCTGAGAGAGAAATCATAATAAATACTATAGAATTAAAATCAAAAAGTGTAAGAGAGATAATGGTGCCAAGAGTAGATGTTATTATGCTTCCTATAGAGTCATCTTATGATAAAGTGATAAAGGCTTTTAATAAAGACAGAAACTCAAGAATACCTATATATAAAGACGGTATAGATGATATAATAGGGGTTTTGTATGTAAAAGATTTGATAGATACCGATGATAAAAACTTTTCTCTCAAAAAGATTCTTCATAAGCCTCTGTTTGTGCCAATATCAATATCTTTAATGGAGCTTTTAAAAAACTTTAGAGAGAAGCAGATTCATATTGCCATGGTAGTAGATGAATACGGCGGTTTTTCTGGAATAGTATCTATGGAAGATGTTCTTGAACAGATTATAGGAGATATTAGAGATGAGTATGATGAAGAAGATGAAGAGGTAAAAAGCAATGATGACGGTACTTATCTTGTAGATGCTAGAGCAAGAATCGATGACTTTAATAAGTACGGCATACTTCCGCCTATACCAGATGATGAGGCAGATACTGTAGGCGGATTTTTATTTTCATATTTGGGAAGGCTTCCTAAAAGAAATGAGGCTATAGAGTATAAGGATTATTCTTTTACTGTTGTAGGAAAAAGCGGAAATATTGTTACTAAAATAAGAATAGAAAAACTTAAAAAAGATAATAAAGATAATGATGAAAAGAATAAAGATAATGAATGA
- a CDS encoding HD family phosphohydrolase has protein sequence MNTNKKIMKSVINKTPNIERVFQLVIAIVLYIFTLFLVFPTYMQKAAVPSVGDIVKEPLIVKRNVRYENKEETQKLVYYAQAAVAPIFDMPKNIEYETISKISNMFSFMRISHDNNVPIDDMYNEFLSLHNEPINKSVFSNAVVNELNVGYESKIIETIKELFSVGVISRGNLSSDTLNLILDNGVFIYRYDDYLVEERVLPRNRVFFLEDLRMELPSIVGAKYRNLNINHINTISSIVNAFLRDNLIYNSVRTKDRMNDVVSSIPPVYNMIKKGFVILNVGERVTEEKAELIRNLFGNNFENYNVSIFTGQALFILLLFAFIGFIILKYKIPFYISFKNYILFCIEYIVIVSITYIFYNHISYKLLDTYIPFYIYTFIPMFGMINSLLGARRGISSIVTLGITLLAANIAQANIFEISALFLISILASILSRKINSRYALLWIGFIIGVYLSLMSLVGMLLNNEINITYLTFIFSFVSGFTQAILVMIFLPICEYMLETATIFRLQELSDLNNPLLRKLQMNAPGTYHHSISMANLVETIAEEIGEDARLACVSAYYHDIGKMENPLYYIENSNVNENRHKKLKPTLSASIVKAHVRLGVEIAKKYRLPKEVIAAIKEHHGTSLIKYFYVEALKENPDVDINLFTYPGPRPQSKITAILMILDSIEAASRTLDSPKREDLEMLIENIVDDKMAHGELNDSGLTLKDIEIIKRISFQKIIVSLHERIKYPELPEEKNEKIHLEEDEKSDKDVKDNKKQSSKENKDNTKESSDAVKKVKKETEKIKDKIKEKIAKKTPIKHKNEKDEVKYNTKENKENKDAVKK, from the coding sequence ATGAATACAAATAAAAAAATAATGAAATCAGTTATAAATAAAACTCCAAATATAGAAAGAGTTTTTCAATTAGTAATAGCTATAGTATTATATATTTTTACTTTATTTTTGGTTTTTCCCACATATATGCAGAAAGCTGCAGTACCTTCAGTAGGCGATATAGTAAAAGAGCCTCTGATAGTAAAACGCAATGTAAGATACGAAAATAAAGAAGAAACACAAAAACTTGTATATTATGCACAGGCAGCTGTAGCTCCTATATTTGATATGCCCAAAAATATAGAGTATGAAACCATATCCAAAATAAGCAATATGTTTTCATTTATGAGAATATCTCATGATAATAATGTTCCTATTGATGATATGTATAATGAGTTTTTATCGCTTCATAACGAGCCTATAAATAAATCAGTATTTTCAAATGCTGTTGTTAATGAGCTTAATGTAGGATATGAATCTAAAATAATAGAAACTATTAAAGAACTATTCAGTGTAGGAGTCATATCTAGGGGAAATTTAAGTTCGGATACTTTGAATCTTATACTAGATAACGGAGTATTTATATACAGGTATGATGATTATTTAGTAGAAGAAAGAGTTCTTCCAAGAAACAGAGTATTTTTTTTGGAAGATTTAAGAATGGAGCTTCCTTCTATTGTAGGGGCAAAATACAGAAATCTTAATATAAATCATATTAATACAATATCATCTATAGTTAATGCTTTTTTGAGAGATAATCTTATATATAATTCTGTGCGTACAAAAGACAGGATGAATGATGTTGTCTCTTCAATACCTCCGGTTTATAATATGATAAAAAAGGGATTTGTGATTTTAAATGTAGGGGAGAGAGTAACAGAAGAAAAAGCTGAGCTTATAAGAAATCTATTTGGTAATAACTTTGAAAATTATAATGTTTCTATTTTTACAGGTCAGGCTTTATTTATACTTCTGCTTTTTGCTTTTATTGGCTTTATTATACTTAAATACAAAATACCTTTTTATATAAGTTTTAAAAACTATATTCTGTTTTGTATAGAGTATATTGTTATTGTAAGTATTACATATATATTTTATAATCATATATCATATAAATTATTGGATACATATATACCTTTTTATATTTACACATTCATTCCTATGTTTGGTATGATAAACTCATTATTAGGAGCTAGAAGGGGGATATCATCTATAGTTACTTTAGGTATTACGCTTCTTGCTGCAAATATTGCTCAGGCTAATATATTTGAAATATCAGCATTATTTCTTATATCAATATTAGCTTCTATACTGTCAAGGAAAATTAACAGCAGATATGCTCTTTTATGGATAGGTTTTATTATAGGCGTATATTTGAGTTTGATGTCATTAGTGGGAATGCTGCTTAATAATGAAATTAATATCACTTATTTAACTTTTATTTTCTCATTTGTAAGCGGATTTACTCAGGCTATACTTGTAATGATATTTCTTCCTATATGCGAATATATGCTTGAAACAGCTACTATATTCAGACTTCAGGAGCTTTCTGACTTGAATAATCCTCTTCTTAGAAAACTTCAGATGAATGCCCCCGGTACTTATCACCATTCTATCAGCATGGCTAATCTTGTAGAGACTATAGCGGAAGAGATAGGAGAGGATGCAAGGCTTGCATGTGTATCAGCATATTATCATGATATAGGTAAAATGGAAAATCCGCTCTACTATATAGAAAACTCTAATGTCAATGAAAACAGACATAAAAAATTAAAACCTACACTTTCTGCTTCTATAGTAAAGGCTCATGTACGTTTGGGGGTTGAGATAGCTAAAAAATACAGACTTCCTAAAGAGGTTATTGCTGCTATAAAAGAACATCATGGTACAAGTTTGATAAAATATTTTTATGTAGAGGCTTTAAAAGAAAATCCTGATGTTGATATTAATTTATTTACTTATCCCGGACCGCGTCCTCAGTCTAAGATTACAGCTATATTGATGATTCTTGATTCTATAGAGGCAGCAAGCAGAACTCTGGATTCTCCTAAAAGAGAGGATTTGGAAATGCTTATAGAAAATATTGTCGATGATAAAATGGCGCATGGAGAACTTAATGACAGCGGACTTACTTTAAAAGATATAGAAATTATTAAGAGAATATCATTCCAAAAAATTATAGTTTCTTTGCATGAGAGAATAAAATATCCGGAGCTTCCGGAAGAGAAAAATGAAAAGATTCATTTAGAAGAAGATGAAAAGAGTGATAAAGATGTTAAAGATAATAAAAAGCAGAGTTCAAAAGAAAATAAGGATAATACTAAAGAAAGCAGCGATGCTGTAAAAAAAGTAAAAAAAGAAACGGAAAAGATAAAAGATAAAATAAAAGAGAAAATAGCAAAAAAAACTCCTATAAAACATAAAAATGAAAAAGATGAAGTAAAATATAATACAAAAGAAAATAAAGAAAATAAGGATGCTGTAAAAAAATAA